The Apis cerana isolate GH-2021 linkage group LG12, AcerK_1.0, whole genome shotgun sequence sequence aaaataaatattattcgttttaaaataaattaataatatatatttttaggtaAACAAGATGTATTTGTATGTATGCCAACTGGATCTGGAAAATCACTTTGTTTTCAATTGCCAgcattaatgaaaaaagataaaattacaattgtttTTTCACCATTATTAGCTTTAATGAaggtatgtattttattataacatattataacatatattataaatattataatgtttaaaagtaatttaaactaattataatattaacttatattttataagttaacatatattattgtatatattattattatattattatatattattatatattttattatagaatcaaatagattttttaattagcaaaaaaattaatgcaagTTCATTGAACTCAAATACATcttcaaaagaaagaaatgcaaTACTAAAAGATTTGACATCAAATTCtccaaaaatcaaattattatatgttactcCTGAAATGGGAGCACAACAACATTTtcaagtaaattattaattcataattataatagaatatttattatatttttaaatatttatattatttatttactttatattatttattatagtttatatattaaataattattggaattatttttctataggatatagtaataaaattaaagaaaacaaaaacactgtcttattttgttattgatGAAGCTCATTGTTTGAGTCAATGGGGTCATGATTTTAGACCTAGTTATAGACAATTagggatatttaaaaaattatgtcctaatattccaataattgCATTAACAGCTACTGCTGCAAAGgaggtaaataaatttaacattgtgATAAgtacttaaaatttaattatatgaaatatatgtttataggTAAAAGATGATATACTCCaatgtttaaatatgaaaaatcctGCAATATTTTCAGTTCCTGTTTTTAGACCTAATCTTTATTATGATGTAtggtttttagaaatattagataagccttttgaacatttaaaaaattttattatagaaagtcTTGGTTCTCAAGATAAATCCATTCCAAAAGTAAGTCATTACATATAATGCAtttgtttttgtatataacatatattaaataaattatattaaattaattttaaaaattaattttaggttAAAAAAGGTTGtggtattatttattgtagaaagaaagaagcaaCTGAAATAATTGCACATAAATTGTCTAATTCTGGTATATCTACTCTTGCATATCATGCAGGTATatgttattgaaaatgaaactaataataatagaaaaatgttaaaaataattatttttgcaggTTTGAAAAATCAAGAACGTAATGAAGTTCAAAATAAATGGACATCTGGTGAAGTACCTGTCATTGCAGCAACATGTAGCTTCGGAATGGGTGTAGATAAAGGATCTGTTAGGTAAATTAgagtattaagaaaataaatttataaatatttttttcactaatatgcgatataattttatatatagatttgtaGTACATTGGACAGTTCCTCAAAATATAGCAGCATATTATCAAGAATCTGGTAGAGCTGGCAGAGATGGCAAACCAGCATtttgtagaatttattttagtaatgAAGAATATGCGCCTATTGCATTTCTTATTAAGCAAgaaattacagaaaaaaattcagaacttgtaaaattaagatggaaaaattttgaaaaaactgTTTCTTACTGTCTTGAAGCaaagtaagaattattatattgtttataaatattttttttcaacatacaAATGTTTAATGCATTCTACAGATGTAGACATGCggtattttctaaatattttggaGATAGTCCACCACAATGTAAGGATAGGTGTGATGTatgtaaagataaagatattgtTCAAACAAGAATATCACAATTTGAAATGTCTCAAACTAGATCACGAATatctaaatctaataataatttagatagcTTTGCTTTACCAAAGTATGATAATGAgtaagtaatatattaaaaaaatattaagattttatatattttttactactattatattaaccttaatttcttatttatttttaagatattgtgaaaatgaatatgatgagaaaataatttcaagagaAAAACTTTTATCTGAAAGTAAACGAGAAGctaaagaattaattgaaaaacaatttgctattcgaagaaataatagtaaaaacaaTGAGGTAAAAAAgctagatttatatatatttttgttgcattttgtttcttttcttttttgtattatattttttttttttcagttaaaaaaacaaaatcgtaAAGATGCTAAAAAATCTCATGTACGTGCAGCTGATAGtactgatataaaaataaagggtTTAGCTGTCCAAATTCGAGAGcacttttatattcaattaagatCAGCATTGTTGGATAATTATGAGAAGATATTTCCTGAATCTAAAGGACAGATTCAGGAAAATGATATGCATAATATAGCATATAatcttgaatataaaattttatgtaatagtaaaattgcaaataaatacaaatttgataTGTCTAAATTGGTATGtaacattgtattttatatctaattatagtTCAGTTACATAtagtttgaatttaataaatatagaatattttattgtatagaatatagaatattatattataaattaatataatttagtaaattttgataaatataggtTTCTTCTGTACGGAAATGTACCAGTACTAATGAACTTCATGAATATTTACATGATTTTAACATAAACAGCAAACAGAGTATACaatcagaatattttcatgagtataataataaagaagaaaaaaatgaaatttctaatttagagCAGAATATAGaaggtaaaaatatattaaatcaacaaatagatacaaatatttcttgtcCTACTTTTAAGACTGCTTTAGAACttagaagaaatgaaaataaaattgataatactaagaaatatatatttgaagcaaatattttgcaagatgataataaagtaaatatagaagaattaaaacaaaatgttaataaaagtcATTtcctttttgataaaaaaaataatattgcaaaagataataatgaaCAAACTGTAAAAGAAGATACgactaataattttgaaatgttaaatGGTTTTACTTGTGCTCgaaaaatgtatgaaaaaaatgagatattaaaaaaccaaaataaaaaattacaaaaatcttcaaaGGAACttccgaaaaaaaatataaaaaataaaaaacaatctcCCACAAATAAATCAGTTtatgaacaaattttattacaatctgcaaaatcaaatttcgttacaatagaaaataatgaaagtaaCAATAGTATAAATTCCAAAgatcttcaaaaatatcaaaataaaaagcgATTTAGAAATGtagatttatttgaaagtaaTATAGATaaggaattaaataaaaaaatgaagtttgatgaaaaaaaatcttttgaaattttaagtaatgagaaacaagataataatacaaatgaaattgatacAAAGAAAACTGttcttgatgaaaataaaagtaataatgaaaaaactgaaaattttaaaaataaaaaattatttacaataaaagcttcagaaaaagaagaaatatcaaaaacgaagaatataataacagaatctatagaaaaaaaaacatgtttaaatgaaaaacaaaaaaagaaacatttaaaacaatataataaaaataaaaaattactagtACCTGCAGATAAAGCTACTCAATTTAAAActgtagaaattttaaaatcatatttaatgaaatattatcgatcTGAACGTATTCCCGATCGAACaacattttcaaaaacttGTAGAAAAATACATCATACTCTTCTTgctcaaaaaatatttggtaaagtataatttaaagaaattaaatctttttatcgttatttaattaatttaaattaatgataaatgtttCAGATGAAGAAGGAATACAACaatttgttacaaaatatatgacaaattaataatttttattgtaatatcatttgtatatatatttatataagattataaattaatttataaatttttatttgttatatatattctttaaatacagTTTTgtatcgtaatattttattataaattaaataagaatatataaattaaagttcaaatttcctaattttaattattaatatttttttattattacatttattcttagaattttttatatgtgataatatatatcattatacattattatttatatatattcaaaatttaacttgtataattatgttatatattatattatgtatataaaaatttcataaaatataaattttacttttttatattttgtatataattttaatttgattttttaatttatttattataatttaaataaaatataaatcattaactattttttaattttcaacaggaatacaataaataaatttttattataaacattatttattgagcaattcttataaatataatatcattaacatttcattggcaaaaattacaatatttatgcaaagaatatattcattatttacatgaaatatataaaatacgcaACTAAACAAaacagaatttatatatatacaacaattttaaaatacattgttttttctcatttcaaaattaaatataataatatagattactgtaaatattattatttaaaaatattgtttccttAGTTGactacaattataattaagtctATAAGGCaagattggaaattaaaaaaaatatacttgttacttgttaacaaatttttgacacatcattctatattttttatgaatttcataattatttttttcttattctaaaattatatatattaaggcttttaaataacatatatatataaatatatatgttatttaaaagccttaaaaattcataataatataatatgtcatatatgtatataagaaaaatttgtaattaatattttatatataataataatatttacagatagaaaattaataaaaatattctaatattagaagataaataacatttatattttaaaaataatttagttataattttaaagttaaattttcaaaatttctataataaagtatgtaaaattatagtaaaattatataattaagtatgtaaaatatataagcaaaatttctatataaagtatataaaagtatattatattatttataattttaaaattataaataaaattataaaattactacaataacatcataaatatataatttaatatatatatgaaattatgaaataaataaaatttttaagaaacttgcattattaaatacaaatatttaaaagaaaattattttataatgaaattatctattctattgaaattcaatgacaaaatttcatatatttatttatatctataaatatctgtagtaattatataaattaccagtattaaaaaaaaaacaaatatgaactataattatattttaatatttttttatatatattttatataatacttttaatagtTCTTAATAGTTCTTAAAAAATAGCaacatttacaattaatatttatatatacgtaaaaaaataattattattaattagaactATATATTGTTATGCTATTAATAGCTATTACttgttatgatattaataaatattttttaaacgtttataaattaaataaattgtgatttaaatttttatcataaattatttcaattttaattacaaacagtgcaattcaaaattaatattatttattatattacatttcacTGGTAACATAAttgaatatgttaataaaatatgaacttttattttaatatttagatctattataaatcacttaattattataccaGTCTATAATATCAgtcttcaatatttaattatttatataaaataacaaacttacatttacattttgtaAATGTGTTTTACTTCCGTTCCCTTTTTTCTATAAgcgtatcgattttttttatgcatgtaataaattttatacattgtgAAATACGttgtcaaaatattaaaaataaaaatttctattcttattctttataaaaaaaattatttataaagaaagtttttaaataaaaaaaatatatatatacttatatgaaggtaattatttctgaattaGCACTGTTTGTATTGTATgtgtatgtttttttaattagaaaatttagtaCAAGATGTCACTACTTACCacattatgattatatttaaacaaaattatttcatgataattttttatgatatgaactatgtaatttgtatttttattctataatcaatatcaaaatatagttcgtaatttttcaatttttgattttttgaaattgtattattaagtttgaaaatgtgaaaatccttatttttaaaaatagatatatcaatTTCCTTACTTATCGATGTAGATTTTGTTTGAATCAATTACTGTACTGTTATATTGCCTCGAACCTCAAAGTCTCACAagttttgttcattttatacGTCAACTTTACATGGAGAATATATAGCCTCTTTTATTGTCTTATTCAGGTATTAATGATCACACGATATCttcttttaaagataataattttgttattcctTCTGGCATTGTGTTTacatttttcgattcgattaatgAACTATAAGTAtccatttcattaattttacatgACATTCGTCTgttgttaaaaaattgcaacttttgatttttcattttagaatttaaccATTGTCGAGCTGATGTTGATTTGTTTGgtgaatatacaaaaattttgcaaataccAACACTTATGAGTATAATGCCAATAATCAACGAAGAATACGTTACTATATCTTGAAGAATtggtaagaaatttaaataaaaccaaAAGCGAATATACATTGATAATGGTAATTCGTTCATTccctagaaaaaatattttaaatattttatttaaaaattagatatctttttcataaaatttatattatgatttattttattcattttctaaatctacatataaaaatatctcgatatatcgaaatattaataccattgatattttcgatattcgaggtgatcaattttctttgcaaTTCGATAGTTTTCGATACTTACGATTTCAAACCACAGTAACGGTAAAACCATGTCTCCGAATTTTTCTACTCTTGCCATGTGTTCGATATTTTGTAAAGCCATATTGATTTGAAAACGGAAAGCAACTTTTAATGGAAGACCTGATTTTGGTTGAATATAGGCATAAGATTCGTGAAGTTCAGGTTTTGGATTTAAGCCTTCGACAGCTTCCAAAATACTTGGATCGGACTTGTAGAAGTGTGGATACGAAAGAGCAATTGGAAATCCTGTATCATAAATGTAagtaatcgaaatatatagaattttctttttaatagaatactacataagtatatgtatgtaaaagtaataattgtttctgaattatgtttaaatttgcattgatatatatatatacatatgcaagtacatgtaatttaattagaaaatttaatgcaaaatgGCACCTCTTATTCAggttgtataaaattttaataattattgcgaatttgaaacattattatGAGCTTtgttttgtatcattttttattatgtgatcaatgatcaatattaaaatttttttgtctaaGTTATCTTACCATAATAACAATCGGTGACATCAATTAAACCAGCTTTTAAACAATATCCATGACGACAGAAACATTTGTTCTCCGGATTATAGATGCCATTGTCaagtatattttcaatgaatatatatttatacgcatGCATCCCTTTTATACtcgtttcttcgattcgaatctgtaaaattatattttagtcttttttgttatatttttatcagtaacaaatattttctaatattttcatgtaGTTTGccatttctatataaattttgaatttgagaataaaagatgatattaaacgataatttataataacaaaaagatttttcaaaatattatctgaaatcatttgaatacatgatttgtttaatatgttaatatatataatattaaagtgcAACATACCATAGGGGCAGCGCGACAGAGACTTTttctaaagaataatatagtatCATTCGGCTCAATGTAACTAGGATATTTTACTCCATCACTAGCTCCATTCACATTAGCACATTTTCCTGTCCATTGCGGTAGATTTACattgccattatatttttcaattaggCCTGTTCGACGTACGTCGGTTTCGCCAGTATAAACAGTTACATAATCACCATCAAAATCATACatctatgaataaaaatggggtatattaaaaattcaagattcGTGGTCTTAGTAagggataaaatattttttataatatatataaaaaaaagattgttttatatttttgattagatACAAAAAGCTAAATATACTATGTTGTTATtcaaatcgaatttaatatttttctttcgaattaggaaaaatttacCCTATCTATAAGAcccaatttatcaaatttgatCCAGAATGGCATCATCTTATTGCCCAAAGTGACCAGAGTAGATTTGTATCCGAACATAAACTCTTTAGCAGTCATTTTGATCAAAGGATGAGAATTTGTATTAAGGATTAATAAGTTTAATCCTAATCTAGATAGATATGCGGCATTCCTCATTACGTTCGTGATACTCTAAAACAgaacagaaatttttaaaattatactttcccATAAGTTGCATAAGTTTGCATAAGTTTAAAATactcttttataatttctctttatatcGGATacgaaaagtgaaataaaataaaatatatttctaacacGTTCTTCAAACGATATGTTTGAACTATATAAACATTTCATATTTgcgaaacatattatataattaatcataatgaaCAACTGTATTTAGTGTTGATACTTTGCTACAGAATTGTaaactgtaaaaaattaaaaaaagaactaaaaTAGCTTCTAATAGAGgtataaaaatagagatatattttcaataaataccgtaatgtttaattaacattgtttttctttttttcaactttttttcaattatatcaaaaatatcattaatatatttcatcaaaaaaatatttcatatatatcattgataaaaatatttataatacatataattctataaatatacaaatttatatatacaaaaaaaactcGAAAAGGAACGGTCTGCgctcattattaattaatgtcatcttttttttcatttgtatgtGGAGTCAGCAATTTTCGCATCGCAAGATAATTAATCTTCTTTGTtatgaaatatgatttatcTTATTCGCCGCGTAACgtacaattaattaacgatGATTTGTTTTCGTAAAACTTGAAAGAGAACATTATTCGTTAAACAACTTCATTATTCATATCGCTTCATTTCCTTCCCCTTTTGAATCTTCTTTATCATTCTCGGATGCGGACAAAAGGAATTGCGGAAATTCCATGATCTTCATTTTATGCCTGAAAGTTCATTGACGCCGCAAGTATGCTATGTACTATGCGTTTACTAACTGATCTATGTACATGATCAAGATGTTCTCGCATGCCTCGAGTTAACTGCATACATATGTATGCATGCGCGTCCATAGTTACACAAGTTACATAAGGATGCTGTttgacaaattattataatgtgtTATGTTTTGATCACCGTAAATGATTGTTGATATTCTTTGAACGAGacattgcattttttttcttttccttttttcattctctgattttttttttctacgataatattttattattattacgataatattttattattacgcgTAATACAAATTcgcaaaatatttcgagatgTTCGCGTCTTTTAACGAAACTGCACTTTACATGTTTCTTTAAATCGTACAATTTAGAATCCGACATTATATGATACGTTGTTATATTAGTTtacaaatatatgcatatgcgGATAACATGCGatagaaatcaataattaaacgactataaaaagaaaatatattccttttgaagatgtatatatatatagattttaattacgGATGTCTTCTGTtgatttccttctttttatataattttatttaaaaaaatataaaaaaaaagattataaataaacgtacatagataagttttttattatagatacgTTTTGTCtcatttgaatattctttaacGCGAATGACGGCTTTTAAAGGTTAAAGGatctatcgataaaaattataattttgctaAAAACTTGTTTAATTTGGTTTATCGAAAATAAGATGATTTCAGACATTCCCTCGAGTCGTTACGACTTTGCTCTCGTGCTTTCTCGCCAATAAAATATGATGCACTCGTTAAGAATGTCTTCGTGCATCGAATGGAAATTTATCGTACATGcacgatcattttttttttttcgattgcaATTCTAAGGAAACACGTTACGTGGAATATTTTGactaaatcgatatttttctgtattttttaaagaattttttcctaaACAAATTATTGCCGATGATGTACATTGATCTTAGCATTTATAGTAATGTAACATGATAccgctataaaattttatgacgtCATTGAAGCTTGGTATATTTATAGTCAGAGAATAGGTTTCTATTGCAATTGATATGATCTTTTATCATATCtatcatatcatttattacgaaattatttttttcttcaaagtttGATCTCTGAATAATTCTATTCTGTTTTGTTATgttctgttaaaaaaaagaatcgattccttataaattttttaaaattatttgcagcATCATtctaatgtaaaatttgaaaattagatttttgatattatatgtaataaaatattattgcgaTAAAAGCAAAGAATCAAAAACGTgaacaaaattgtattttgaacaataatcATTGCCGATtgcaaaatcaataattaccACGTCCgtatcaatcaattttttttcgtcgctaaaaattatcgtcgataaattttcgctttttattgaaaaaattgctttttgaatttcgcgattttaattaatattttatcaattattgataagaatattttgaaagaaaaataacagataaaatatattaagaaatcgacatgaatattagaaaaaaaaaaagaaaaatattgcattttgatcgaaattgtaattatcatagtcaattaatctttcaataaaaacgagaaatattattctttatattataatttgtttcaatCGATAATTTACCATTAAATGATCATCGTTAATCTTTTTGTATGTGGATGTGAtattgaaatgtaaatattttacattttttttttcaataatatatttcatcaatcgtatttattttgataagcataatttaatatacatatatgaatattccatttaaataaattttattctttgcgttaagtatttaaaataacttgttCCATTTGCTTTtcttatctttgaaaaaaataattggaaccattatatattatatcgcaccaatgaaaaatgtaaataaatatataatatttttattttttactagatAATATAACGTTAatgtaaaagattattaatttttttcgcttaatgtttgattttctctaaaaatattttttttctgcatttatacagaatttaatttatcataaaagatttatttttaacgagaaGAAAACGGAAGTTTAATCGTAATgctcataaaataattgactTTGATAAATCGCAAATTCCATTGGAAATAGTTAATCAACAGACAGAAAAGAGATATCGATGCATTGTTGATATTTGTTGTCCCAATTACTGttcgataatttctttttttttcttcttcttcttcttttttcgtcaAAAAAAATCAGACATTCtcgttatttcaataattgcacatttttaaacattattcattatgaatcttaatttttattctgatttGCATTTAGTTACTTCATCTTCGCTACATCAATAGCAAAGATTCTTTCTtgtccaattttaaaaattaacgtttAAAATCTGAGTGTAGTTAAAGATTAAatgttcgaaattaaaaagattaaatcttctaaaatattgtgaaatttttgaattaaaaattagaaagataaTGAGGACTTCGGTCACTTTAATGCTACTTTTAAATTCGTGtatatcatttaatgaaaacatCAAGGTTGTTTATTCATTGTCCTTGCTATGATTTAATGCGCATACATATGCAGTGATCATGTGAAACAAAACCAAGTTTTGCGAATGACTTGCAATACTACGCGAAATACTCGttaatctttctctctctctcttccccccctctctttactttttatttatttttaaccgaGCAATTTTACTTACGAATAACGCGATGTTTGGTAATATCATTTCGTCCTCCTCCGTGCCGTTGCTCATTTTCGGTACGTATTCCAATGGATGAAGCAACCGCGCCGTCACCGTGCTGTTATCATTGAATAGAACATTTGCATGTTCGAATGATTCTCTGAAAATTTACCAAAacttatcctttttttattcggttcttttaaaaattcaattttcttttcaagatCAGATTCAGATATGACAACATTATTATATCCTTCGATCTCAATTTTTGTTGGATTTTTAACGAGAAA is a genomic window containing:
- the LOC107998401 gene encoding scavenger receptor class B member 1-like isoform X3, whose amino-acid sequence is MYYGIPKIIRIFILMILGCLGLATGCILFVFQPYELLFKLKIIFSPNSEIFELWQKPDVELYLKVYLFNVTNHEEFLSGKESKLKFQEVGPYVYRESFEHANVLFNDNSTVTARLLHPLEYVPKMSNGTEEDEMILPNIALFSITNVMRNAAYLSRLGLNLLILNTNSHPLIKMTAKEFMFGYKSTLVTLGNKMMPFWIKFDKLGLIDRMYDFDGDYVTVYTGETDVRRTGLIEKYNGNVNLPQWTGKCANVNGASDGVKYPSYIEPNDTILFFRKSLCRAAPMIRIEETSIKGMHAYKYIFIENILDNGIYNPENKCFCRHGYCLKAGLIDVTDCYYGFPIALSYPHFYKSDPSILEAVEGLNPKPELHESYAYIQPKSGLPLKVAFRFQINMALQNIEHMARVEKFGDMVLPLLWFEIGMNELPLSMYIRFWFYLNFLPILQDIVTYSSLIIGIILISVGICKIFVYSPNKSTSARQWLNSKMKNQKLQFFNNRRMSCKINEMDTYSSLIESKNVNTMPEGITKLLSLKEDIV
- the LOC107998401 gene encoding scavenger receptor class B member 1-like isoform X1 gives rise to the protein MKDFMMIWNRLTGRRYSNVNPSQNQNDINEAEEATISRRANELRRKSSIVVNNIFNAALSVQTNGRTKWFKSIFILMILGCLGLATGCILFVFQPYELLFKLKIIFSPNSEIFELWQKPDVELYLKVYLFNVTNHEEFLSGKESKLKFQEVGPYVYRESFEHANVLFNDNSTVTARLLHPLEYVPKMSNGTEEDEMILPNIALFSITNVMRNAAYLSRLGLNLLILNTNSHPLIKMTAKEFMFGYKSTLVTLGNKMMPFWIKFDKLGLIDRMYDFDGDYVTVYTGETDVRRTGLIEKYNGNVNLPQWTGKCANVNGASDGVKYPSYIEPNDTILFFRKSLCRAAPMIRIEETSIKGMHAYKYIFIENILDNGIYNPENKCFCRHGYCLKAGLIDVTDCYYGFPIALSYPHFYKSDPSILEAVEGLNPKPELHESYAYIQPKSGLPLKVAFRFQINMALQNIEHMARVEKFGDMVLPLLWFEIGMNELPLSMYIRFWFYLNFLPILQDIVTYSSLIIGIILISVGICKIFVYSPNKSTSARQWLNSKMKNQKLQFFNNRRMSCKINEMDTYSSLIESKNVNTMPEGITKLLSLKEDIV
- the LOC107998401 gene encoding scavenger receptor class B member 1-like isoform X2 → MNMVMERRKDGIFILMILGCLGLATGCILFVFQPYELLFKLKIIFSPNSEIFELWQKPDVELYLKVYLFNVTNHEEFLSGKESKLKFQEVGPYVYRESFEHANVLFNDNSTVTARLLHPLEYVPKMSNGTEEDEMILPNIALFSITNVMRNAAYLSRLGLNLLILNTNSHPLIKMTAKEFMFGYKSTLVTLGNKMMPFWIKFDKLGLIDRMYDFDGDYVTVYTGETDVRRTGLIEKYNGNVNLPQWTGKCANVNGASDGVKYPSYIEPNDTILFFRKSLCRAAPMIRIEETSIKGMHAYKYIFIENILDNGIYNPENKCFCRHGYCLKAGLIDVTDCYYGFPIALSYPHFYKSDPSILEAVEGLNPKPELHESYAYIQPKSGLPLKVAFRFQINMALQNIEHMARVEKFGDMVLPLLWFEIGMNELPLSMYIRFWFYLNFLPILQDIVTYSSLIIGIILISVGICKIFVYSPNKSTSARQWLNSKMKNQKLQFFNNRRMSCKINEMDTYSSLIESKNVNTMPEGITKLLSLKEDIV